A single region of the Neomonachus schauinslandi chromosome 3, ASM220157v2, whole genome shotgun sequence genome encodes:
- the CYSLTR2 gene encoding cysteinyl leukotriene receptor 2 yields the protein MERKHMSLPPSISIPEMEPNGTFSSNDSNGNCTIENFKRDFYPSVYLIIFVWGTLGNGFSIYVFLQSYKKSTSVNVFMLNLAISDFLFTSTLPFRADYYLRGSSWIFGDLACRIMSYSMYVNMYSSIYFLTVLSIVRFLATVHPFRLLHVTSIRSAWTLCGIIWILIMASSVVLLKNGSEQKGSAILCLELNISKIVKLQTMNYIALVMGFLLPFFMLSICYLLIIRALLKVEVPESGLRVSHKKALITIIIALIIFLLCFLPYHVLRTLHLLVWKVNKCQDKLHKAVVITLALAAANSCLNPLLYYFAAENFKDRLRSILLKDHLQKKKCSIPVCMWLKKETQV from the coding sequence ATGGAGAGAAAACATATGTCCTTGCCTCCATCCATCTCCATACCAGAAATGGAACCCAATGGCACCTTCAGCAGTAATGACAGCAACGGGAACTGTACAATTGAGAACTTCAAAAGGGATTTTTACCCCTCTGTGTACCTGATAATATTTGTCTGGGGAACCTTGGGAAATGGCTTTTCCATCTATGTTTTCCTGCAGTCTTATAAGAAGTCCACGTCTGTGAATGTTTTCATGCTAAACCTGGCCATTTCAGATTTCTTATTCACAAGTACACTACCCTTCAGAGCTGACTATTACCTCAGAGGTTCCAGTTGGATATTTGGGGACCTGGCCTGCAGGATTATGTCTTATTCTATGTATGTCAACATGTACAGCAGCATTTATTTCCTGACTGTGCTGAGCATCGTGCGTTTCCTGGCAACTGTTCACCCCTTCCGGCTCCTCCATGTCACCAGCATCAGGAGTGCCTGGACTCTGTGTGGGATCATATGGATCCTTATCATGGCTTCCTCGGTAGTGCTTCTGAAAAATGGCTCTGAGCAGAAGGGCAGTGCCATATTATGCTTAGAGTTGAATATCAGTAAAATTGTTAAACTGCAGACCATGAACTACATTGCCTTGGTGATGGGCTTCCTGCTGCCATTCTTCATGCTCAGCATTTGTTACCTGCTGATCATTCGAGCTCTGTTAAAGGTGGAGGTCCCAGAATCGGGTCTGCGGGTTTCTCACAAGAAGGCacttatcaccatcatcattgccTTGATCATCTTCCTCCTGTGTTTCCTGCCCTATCACGTACTGAGGACCCTGCACCTGCTTGTGTGGAAAGTGAATAAATGCCAAGACAAGCTGCATAAAGCTGTGGTCATCACACTGGCCTTGGCAGCAGCCAATAGCTGCCTTAATCCTTTGCTCTATTACTTTGCTGCAGAAAATTTTAAGGACAGACTAAGGTCCATACTTCTAAAAGATCACCTACAGAAGAAAAAGTGCAGCATTCCTGTCTGCATgtggttgaaaaaggaaacccAAGTTTAA